In Heyndrickxia vini, the sequence AAAACAGTAACAAATGCATATGTTTATTATGGGGATGTTACCGTACAAGCAATGGCAACTATCTTTAAAAAAATTAAATTTAATACTCACGAAAATATCGGTTCAGGTCCTATCCATCTTCCCGAACAGGAATTGCATACAAATGCTGCATGGCTATCGTTTGAAAGTCCATTACCTGAAAAACAATTAGAGGAAGGACTGATGGGACTTTCCACAGCATTAAATTCAATTGTACCTTTATTTGTAATGTGTGATCCTCACGACATCCATGTCGTTCCCCAAATAAAAGCGGTACATAGCGAAATGCCAACGATTTTTTTATATGATCGTTATCCTGGTGGAATAGGATTAAGCGAGAAAGTATATGAAAATATATCCACTATATTGCGCAAAACGATGGAAATGGTTAAAAATTGCCCGTGTAAAAATGGCTGTCCATCATGTATTGGATTAGAAGGCGTCTCTTCAAATACGAAAAAGACCGTGTTAAATTTAATAGAATTTTTACTAGAGGACACAGGCTGCCTCAAAAGGATGAACGTAAATGTCAATGAAAAATAAACTTAAACGTTTTAAAACTCATCTTGGTTTAGAAAGTAACCAAAATACGGAAAATAACCAAGTGGTAATGGAAAGCCAAAAAAAAGAGGATATTCCGTTCAAAGAAATGTGGGATAAAATGGATACTTCTATTTACTATTTCGAGAATGAGTATTGTTTTATTCGAGAAGTCCACTATCCTTTAGACCACTTACATGGAAAATATCGATTTCGTGATTTTTTGACAGCAATGAAAATGTGGAATGAATCTCAAGTACAACATCCACTTTCAGCTTACGGTTTTGAACCGAGCGATTTATTTTTTTTTGATACGGAAACAACCGGTTTGGGAGGGGGCACTGGTAATACTATATTTTTATTAGGTTATGCGAGTGTCAATGATGATGAGATTGTTGTAAGGCAGCACATTTTGCCTGAGCCAGGACTTGAAATACCTCTCTATCAAAGCTTTTTAGAGACTATCGATTATTCAACACTTGTAACCTATAACGGTAAGGCGTTTGATTGGCCACAAGTAAAAACTAGGCATACACTTTTACGTGAACATATTCCGAAACTCCCATCATTTGGACATTTTGATTTATATCATGCATCTAGACGTTTTTGGAAGGACCAGCTACCTTCTGTTAAACTATCAAATATTGAACGGGAAATTTTAGCATTTGAGCGGATTAACGATGTTCCGGGTTATTTAGCTCCTATGATTTATTTTGATTTTGTAGAACGAAAAAACCCCGAGGGAATATTTGAAATACTAAAGCATAATGAATATGATATTCTTTCATTGATCACGCTATATACTCATTTATCTTTTCAAATACTCCAAAAGGATCCTAATCAGACGACTCGTGAAAAGTACCAATTAGGAAAGTGGTTTAACTATATCGGCGAAAAAGACGCAGCAGTCGAAACCTTTGAAAAAGCTGCATTAAGTAATGATATTAATGCAAAGTTTGAATTGGCCTACTTTTTGAAAAAACAAAAACAATTTAACAAAGCAAATACGTATTGGATGGATGTTGTACAATTCGGCAATACAAAAATTAAAAAACAAGCGTGTATAGAAATCGCAAAATTGCAGGAGCATCAATTCAAAAACTATAAACTTGCGAAGGAATATACAGAAAAGGCGTTGTCATTACATGATCAAAGCAAACAACATTTTCACCCTGAAAAGGATAAATTCCTCCAAAATACGCTAAAAAGATTAGCACGACTTGAGAAGAAATAATCCCCCTATTTCCTGGGTAAGCGCAGAATTCGACGAAGGTTTCAAAAAGTTTTACAATATCCGCTAAAAACTAACAAAATGTCATAAAAAGTTTTGAAATCTGTTAAATTTTTATGATTGTGTCGAATGTTTGAAACAGGTAAAATATAAAATTGCAATGACTTAAATAAGTTATTGTGAGCATCTAAAAACAGTAAATTATTGGAGTTGGGGTTGAAGAAATGTATCGAGCTTTGTTTATTTTGTTTTTTGTAGTTATAGGACTAACAGCTTTGCTTTTTACTAGTTTAAAAGAAAGTTTTTACTCATTCTTTTAAATTCAAATTTATTAATGTCACTAAAAATAGGTATTTTCATTAGTACATGTTATAGCCTTTTAACATAGTTTGTTAGTGTATCAAGACAAATTACTGAAGGGAGTTATGACTATGTTTTGTGGAAAGATTTTACCTGCGGTGGTTCATCCAACTAAATGCTGTATAAATAACACTCAAGAGAATTTTATTCAACCACATATTTTTCCTTCTCATACAACGAATGTGAATCATCAAGTAATCGGTCATAAAAATTATTATCCTCATACTGAATCATTTGTAAATGAGGTTACTAATGTGAATCTTGGCCCTGCAGTTGGTCCACCGCCTGTTGGACCTGGAATGGGTGGTTTCGGCCCAGGACCTGGCATGGGCGGATTTGGCGGGGGACCTGGTGTTGGATATCCGGGAACAATGCCATATGGATACCCGCGTTAAAAGAAATACAAAACAAGGATGGAGACCCCATCCTTGTTTTTAAAAAAATCAGATGAAATAAGGTGCTCATAGTGATTAAGGTAATATCCATTTCAGGGTATAAACCATTTGAATTAGGCATTTTTTCAAGTAAACATCCTGCAATTGAAATAATTAAAAAGGCGATAAAAAAGGAACTGATTAGATTAATAGAAGAAGGTCTTGAATGGGTATTAATTTCAGGACAGTTAGGTGTAGAACTTTGGGCAGCTGAAGTTATTTTTGAATTACAAGATGTTTATCCGACGATTAAACTTGCCATTCTTACCCCATTTGAAAATCAAGAAGGCAATTGGAATGAAAGCAATAAAGAATTTTACGAAATGATTCTTTCTCAAGCTGATTTTGTCGATTCTATCTCAAAACAACCTTATACAAATCCTCAGCAATTTCGAAATCGTAATAGAATTTTTCTGCATAAAAGTCAGGCCATGCTCATAGTTTATGATGCACAAAATGAAGGGTCGCCAAAATATATGTATGAAGAGGCTAAAAAATATAAAGAACAAAATAATTTTGAAATCATTTCAATTGATTTTGATCAATTACAAATGTTGATTGAAGATGATGAGTGGGATACATATTAAATTGACAAACATAGTAATTTTTGAAAGAATAATAATAATGGGCATTTGCGATAATTTAAGGTGGTGTGTAAAATGTTATCTGATAAAGTGAAATTAACTGCTAAAGATATTTTAGAGAAAGAATTTAAAACAGCGGTTCGAGGCTATAAACAAGAAGAAGTTGATAAATTTTTAGATTTTATTATTAAAGATTATGAAACGTTTCATCAGGTGATTGAGGATTTACAACAGGAAAATATGCGTTTGAAGAAACAGGCGGATGATTCATTTCGCAGACAACCTTCGCAGCCAACGACAGGTACAACCAATTTTGATATCCTAAAAAGACTTTCAAATTTAGAAAAGCATGTTTTTGGCAGTAAGTTAAGTGAATAATAAAATCCGGAAATAATTTCTTATTGCAAAATAGGAAAAAGTTCAATATAATAGATAAGCGGTCAAGCCGTAAGTAAATAACGTTCGGGTAATCGCTGCAACAGTAAATGTTGTTGAGGAAAGTCCATGCTCGCACGGTGCTGAGATGCACGTAGTGATCGTGCCTAGCGAAGTCATAAGCTAGGGCAGTCCAGATAACTCTGGATTGACGGCAGGGAAAACACCTAAGTCCTAATTGGATATGGAGTGAATACCTTTAAAGTGCCACAGTGACGAAGCCTTGTGAGAAATCACAAGGGTGGAACGAGGTAAACCCCGCGAGCGAGTAACTCAAATTATGGTAGGGGCACCCTTTTTGAGGAAATGAACAAAAAAAGGGACAAGCAATTCTGCTTGTAGATAGATGATTACCACCTGCGTACGAGATCATTACCTGGTCGTTTGTAGTACAACGGTACAGAACATGGCTTACAGAACGTTATTAAGGTAATAAGTAAATAAATTCATGCTCTCCTTTTGGAAGGAGGGCATTATTTATATAAATTACTCGTTCTCTAAAAATAATTTTGATAGAAATAATACATTGTTAAAGGGTGACAGGATGTCAAATTTTTCATTGATTGCTACTGCGGCGATGGGGCTTGAAGCAATCGTAGCAAAGGAAGTAACTAATTTAGGTTACGAATGTAAAGTAGATAACGGTAAAATTGAATATAAAGGGGACGCTAAGGCCATTGCTCGCAGTAATCTTTGGTTACGTACGGCCGACCGAGTTAAAATAAAAGTCGGTGAATTTAAAGCCTTAACATTTGACGAATTATTTGAAAAAACAAAGGCACTTAACTGGGAGAACTTCCTCCCTGAGAATGCGGAATTTCCAGTTCAAGGGAAGTCAGTAAAATCAAAATTATTTAGTGTTTCTGATTGTCAAGCTATTGTAAAAAAGGCGATTGTAGAACGACTTCGTAAGCATTATAAAAAAACTTCGTGGTTTGAGGAAAATGGTCCACTATTTAAAATAGAAATAGCACTCCACAAGGATATAGCGACTTTAACAATTGACACAAGTGGTGTTGGATTACATAAACGGGGCTATCGCGTAAATCAGGGAGAGGCACCTCTCAAGGAAACATTAGCGGCTGCTTTAATTCAATTAACGAATTGGCATCCAGATCGACCTTTTTTGATCCGTTTTGTGGATCAGGGACGATTCCGATTGAAGCTGCTTTAATCGGCCAAAATATTGCACCTGGTTTTAACCGTGATTTTGCTTCAGAATCTTGGCCATGGATTGGTGATAAGGTATGGGAAGATGCGCGTAATGAAGCGGAAGATTTAGCGAAATATGATCAACGATTACAAATTACAGGCACAGATATTGATCATCGAATGATCGAAGTGTCCAAGGAAAATGCGATAGAGGCGGGTTTAGGTGATTTGATTACATTTAAGCAAATGCAGGTATCTGACATTACAACAAAAGACCAATATGGCGTCCTTGTTGGAAATCCTCCATATGGTGAACGCCTTGGTGAACGTAAAGAAGTTGAAAAAATGTATAGGGAAATGGGAAAAGCCTTCGCAACACTCGATACTTGGTCCTTCTATATTTTAACTTCGTATGAACAATTTGAAGAGGTATATGGAAGGAAAGCAACGAAAAAGCGGAAACTATTTAATGGATTTATTCGTACAGATTTGTATCAATATTGGGGACCAAGACCACCCAGGGTATAAATGGGTGACAAAAGGCCATCTAGAGTTTAACGTTGTGGAATAACTTCTTGCATATCGGAATATAATAGAAATATTTCAATGTGAAAGGGAGTTTAATTTGATCTCAACTGATTTTGATAAAATCGCAAAAGCAATTACTAATACATTCGAGCTTATACGATTAGATGAAACAACTTCAGATACTGCTTTTGAAATGTTAAAAGAAGCGGAATTATCGTTAAAAGAAGCAAAAAGTTATGTATTAACAAAATTGCAATCCATTTCATAAGAACGCAAGTGTATGTTGATACACTTGCGTTTTTATGTGAAGGTTGTTTTAAAAACTTTGAATGATGATTATGTAATTATCGCTGGAGGAACAAATATGAAAACCGGACTACCTTTTACTATTACAAAAGAGGAATCGTTTTATGATAAATTAGGAGATTGGATTGGCGATGTCTTTTATGATATTTTGCCTGAAAAAGGTTTTGAATTAAGGGACGAACAAATTTATATGGCTTTTCAGATGGAAAAGGCGTTTAAAGAAAAAAAAGTGATTTTTGCCGAAGCTGGTGTTGGTACGGGAAAAACAATTGTGTATCTTTTATATGCATTATGTTATGCAAGATACACAGGAAAACCAGCAATTATCGCATGTGCTGATGAAACACTAATTGAGCAACTGATGAAAAAAGAGGGAGATATAAAAAAAATAGAAGCTGCACTTGGTTTACAAGCCGATGTTAGACTTGCGAAATCAAGAGATCAGTATCTATGTTTAAAGAAATTAGATTCCCAAATTCAAAAAAATGACATAGATGATATCGCTGCTATATATGATAATCTTCCTGAGTTTGTTCACGCTGAAGGGTCAATGCTTAAATATGAAAAGTATGGCGATCGAAAGGAATATTCAAATTTACCCGAAGACATGTGGAAAACTGTTGCATGGGATTCACTTCAAGATTGTTTTTCTTGTGATGTCCGTCATCGTTGTGGGCAAACGCTTCATCGGGACTATTATCGGAAAGCGGCCGATATTATTGTTTGCTCACATGATTACTATATGGAACATGTGTGGACGAAGGAATCACGGATTAGGGAAGGGCAATTACCACTACTCCCGGAAGCTAGCTGTGTTATTTTTGACGAAGGACATCTACTCGAATATGCTTGTCAAAAGGCATTAACCTATCGCATTCAAACGGAAACATTAGAAACATTATTAACTCGTTTAATGGAAAATGATGTACGTGACGAAACTCTTTATACAATTGAAAACGTTCTGTTTTTAAACGAGAAGTTCTTTGAGACTATGATAAAAGAGGCAACTCCAGTCATTGGATCTGATCGTTTCGAAATTAAAATGTCACCAGAGATTCTTAAATTTGCACATTCACTTCGTTTGCAAATTGACAAGTTATCTGAACAACTTGTTTTTGAAGGCGAAATGTTTGTATTAAATGAATACGATTTACGAATTGTTGAGGAATATTTAGAACAAATTCTTTTCTCATTAAAGTTGTTCTTGGAAGATACTGAGGGAATTGTTTGGTTTGAAATGACAGAATCAGATCATACTCTCGTTATCATGCCTCGATTAGTAGAAGAAGTATTACGGAAAGAAGTATTTTCAAAAAATATCCCATATATATTTTCTTCCGCTACATTGTCAAATAATGGGGACTACTCATATATAGCAAATAGTTTAGGGATTAATTCATATTTGTCCTTAAAAGTCGATTCACCATTTGACTATGAAAGCAATATGGAAGTTTCTATTCATCGGATTAAATCTAGCAAGAACCAGTATGGTGAATTTCTTTCTTTGCTAAAAGAAGCTGGTGGTAGAAGTCTTTTATTATTTAGTTCTAAAGATTCGATGTCTGAATTTAAGCAGTATGTTCTACATCAAGAAGATGTAGGTTTAAATATGTTATTTGAGGGAGATAAGGAAATCAGTCATTTAGTATCTATGTTTCAGCAAAATGAAGAAACAGTTCTTTGTGCATATCATCTGTGGGAAGGGCTAGATATACCCGGTCCAACATTATCAAATGTGATGATTGCGGAATTACCTTTTCCTCCAAAAGATCCTGTTTTCGATGCAAAGAGGAGAGTTAGTGTCAATCCGTTCAATGAAGTCGATGTTCCTTATATGTTATTACGTTTAAAACAAGGAATAGGTAGATTAATTCGGACTTCAACTGACAAAGGGACTATTCACATTTGGACGAAACCTTCTCAAGAGGATGCCATTTTAGATTCTATTTTACCTTTATTACCCGTTAAACCAACCTTTTATAGTTGACTATGAAAGAAAAGGTTAATTGATAAAAAAATCGGTGTGAAACAACGAAGTTTCACACCGATTTTTATTGTTCTCCCTTTTCAGAAGAATATGATAAAATATATTTGATGTTGATTTTTTAGGGAGGTTCAATTTAACAATGTCAGAGCATACAAAAGAAATAGAAAAAGAATTTTTAGAATATGTAAAAAAAATGCAAGCATATAATGAAGCACTCGGGTTGATCTATTGGGATCTTCGCACGGGAGCGCCAAAGAACGGTGTAGATCAACGATCAGAAGTTGTTGGAATGCTTTCATCGGAAGTATTTCAAATGTCAACCTCTGAGGAAATGGCAGCATACATAGCTAGTCTCTCAGGAAGTGAAAATTTATCAGAGATTACGAAAAAGACATTAAATGAATGCAAAAAAGACTATGATCGCAACAAAAAAATTCCGGTTAAGGATTTTAAAGAGTATGTTATCCTACAGTCTAAGGCCGAAAGTGTTTGGGAAGAAGCGAGAGCAAAAGCTGACTTTGAAATGTTCCAGCCTTATTTAGAAAAAATTGTTAAATTCCAAAAAAAGTTTATTGGATATTGGGGATATGAAGGGAATAAATATAATACATTACTTGATATGTACGAGCCGGGTATCACGGTAGATATTTTAGATCAAGTATTTTCAGAAGTGAGAGAGGCAATTATCCCATTAGTCAAAAAGATATCTGAATCCTCAAACAAACCGGATACTTCATTTATTTTTAAACATTTTCCTAAGGATAAACAAAAGGAGTTTAGCTTGAAAATATTAGAGCAAATGGGCTATGATTTTAATTCTGGACGTTTAGATGAAACAGTACATCCATTTGCTACTGGTTTAAACCCGGGAGATGTACGTGTTACGACAAGATATGATGAAGAAGATTGGCGCACAGCTGTATTTGGTACCATCCATGAAGGTGGCCATGCATTATATGAACAAAATATCTCAAAAAGACTAATCGGAACTCCACTTTGTGGTGGTACATCAATGGGAATTCATGAATCACAATCTTTATTTTATGAAAATATTGTTGGTCGTGATTTTTCATTTTGGAAACATAATTATAATGTTCTGAAAGAGTATGGCGATGGACAATTCAAAGATATTGATCTAAATGATTTTTATAATGCTATAAACGAATCTAAGCCTTCTTTAATTCGTATAGAGGCGGATATGCTAACGTATCCACTTCATATTATCATTCGATATGAGATTGAAAAGGGATTATTTAATGATGAAATCGAAGTGAAAGACTTACCAAAGGTTTGGAATGACAAATATGAAGAATATTTAGGCATTCGTCCTGAAAACAATGCTGAAGGAGTACTTCAAGATGTACATTGGTCAGGCGGAAGTTTTGGCTATTTCCCTTCCTACGCACTAGGGTATATGTATGCTGCGCAATTTAAACATGCGATGTTAAAAGACCTTCCAAATTATGATGAGTTATTAGCATCAGGAAACTTAAAGCCGATTCAAGAATGGTTAACAGCGAATATTCATCAATATGGAAAATTGAAAAAACCTTTAGAAATTTTACACGATGTGACAGGAGAAGGATTGAACGCGAAATATTTAATCAATTATTTAACCAATAAATACACAAAGGTTTATAATTTATAATTCATTACTCATGGCAACTGGATTTATTTCGGTTGCCTTCAATTTCATATTGAAGGAGGAATAATTAGAATTGCCACAGCTTTTTATTATTTTGGCTGCGTTGTCATGGGGATTTATTTCGGTTTTTGTTAAAAAGTTATCAGCTTTTGGTTTTACAGAAATGGAAATTGTTACAATTCGCGTTGTTTATGCATTTATTTTGTTACTTCCAATTATTATATTTCAGCGGAAAAGATCAGTCATTCGCATTAAGCTTACACATATACCTTATTTTATAGGAACTGGACTTTGTAGTATTGTCTTTTTTAATTGGTGTTACTTTACTGCAATGAACAAGTTGTCGGTTTCATTTGCTGTAATGCTTTTGTATACTTCTCCGGCATTCGTCGCTATACTCTCCTATTTTTTTCTAAAAGAAAAATTAACGAAAAAGAAGTTATTTGCTGTTTTAATAACGATCTTTGGTTGTTCATTGATTGCGTTAAACGGTGGGGGAGATAATACTTGGGACCAATTAGGTTTTTCTATCGGACTAGGAGCGGGTTTAGGGTATGCATTATATAGTATCTTTGGTAAGCTTGCTACTCGATATTATGATTCTATTACAATAACGTTTTATACATTTCTTGTTGCTTCAATTTGTTTAGTTCCATTTTATCGTTTTTGGGAAAAATTCAATCAGATTCCAACTAATTTACATTTTTATATGATCGGTTTAGCACTTGTACCGACCGTATTAGCATACTTATTATATACGATTGGTTTGAATCGGATTGAAAGCAGTACGGCCGCTATTTTAGCTACAGTTGAACCTGTTGCAGCGATAATTATTGGTATTACACTTTTTAATGAAAAAATAGCGTATGTTCAATTTGCAGGGATCTTATGTATTTTATCATCCGTACTAATTTTAAGCATCAAAAGAAAATATATTAAAAGACATCAAAGTGAAGTAAGCTTTATTAACGAAAAAACCCGCTAATAATTTAGCGGGTTAACTTCATCACCATAGTTTAAATCCTTTTGACCCAGGAGGGGCATTTTGAATCATGTCCATAAACGGAACGGTGTATGCTATCAAGATTAAAGCAGCTAAGATAGTCAACCATATTTTCCAATTTTCAAGAACCATTGGCGTTTTTTCTGCACTTTCTGCAACTTCACCAACCGGAAAATCCTGTTCTCCTTTGGGCGCAAAGAATGCTAAATTAAGAACGATTACTATGATCAGAACGATGCCCAAAAAGAGTATGGAACCACCAATTGCTTGAGCGACTTGGTATGGAATCCAATCAAGTGCTTGTTGTGCATTTCCATAAGTAGTAAATGCCGTACGTCTTGGTGCTCCTAGAAGACCTTCAAGATGCATAGATCCTGACATGAATGCCATTCCGATTGTCCAACAAACCGCTTGAATAATTGCTAAACGATTCATTGCTTTTGTGAATACTCTTCCAGTTAAATGTGGAATTAGCCAATAACTTATACCAAAGAAAGTTAACACAACGGTTGTTGCGACGGTTAAATGGAAATGACCTGTTACCCAAATCGTATTATGGACAACTTGGTCCATTTGGTTAGAAGCATTTATAATCCCACCTGCACCGGCAGGGACGAAAGCAACCATACCGATAAATGGAACAACAAATCTAGCATCCTTCCATGGAAGTTTTTTCAACCACCCGAATAATCCTGTTGCACCTTTGGCTCTCCCGAACATTTCAAATGTTGCAAACATCGAAAAGGCAGTCATTAGGGAAGGTATAATAACCATAAATGTTAGAACAACTTGAACGAATTTCCAACTAGCATCGATGCCAGGTTCTGTTAACTGATGATGGAATCCTACTGGTATGGAAAATAATAAGAAAAGGATAAATACTAATCGTGCAAGTGAATCCGAGAATATTTTGCCGCCTATAATTTTTGGAATAATGACATACCATGCCATATATGCCGGTAGCAGCCAGAAATATACAAGTGGGTGACCAAAGTACCAAAATAGAGTTCGACTTACAAGTACATTCACTGTATCCACTAGACCTAATGACCACGGTAATAGTTGAAATAATACTTCCCCGGCCACACCTAAAGTACACACAATCCATAGTAATGAATTCACAACTACCATAAAACTTAATAATGGACTTGGTTTTCCAGGATTTTGCTTTCTCCATCTAATATAAGTGGCAATCATAGCACCACAAGCAATCCAACTACCGACAATTAGAAGTGTTAATCCTAAGTAGAAAAGAAAATGTGCTTGTAATGGTGCATAGAAGGTGTAAAGAACGGTTGCCTTATTTGTTAATATCATCCAAGTGGCGAAAATGGTTCC encodes:
- a CDS encoding DUF1273 domain-containing protein; its protein translation is MKVISISGYKPFELGIFSSKHPAIEIIKKAIKKELIRLIEEGLEWVLISGQLGVELWAAEVIFELQDVYPTIKLAILTPFENQEGNWNESNKEFYEMILSQADFVDSISKQPYTNPQQFRNRNRIFLHKSQAMLIVYDAQNEGSPKYMYEEAKKYKEQNNFEIISIDFDQLQMLIEDDEWDTY
- a CDS encoding carboxypeptidase M32, which codes for MSEHTKEIEKEFLEYVKKMQAYNEALGLIYWDLRTGAPKNGVDQRSEVVGMLSSEVFQMSTSEEMAAYIASLSGSENLSEITKKTLNECKKDYDRNKKIPVKDFKEYVILQSKAESVWEEARAKADFEMFQPYLEKIVKFQKKFIGYWGYEGNKYNTLLDMYEPGITVDILDQVFSEVREAIIPLVKKISESSNKPDTSFIFKHFPKDKQKEFSLKILEQMGYDFNSGRLDETVHPFATGLNPGDVRVTTRYDEEDWRTAVFGTIHEGGHALYEQNISKRLIGTPLCGGTSMGIHESQSLFYENIVGRDFSFWKHNYNVLKEYGDGQFKDIDLNDFYNAINESKPSLIRIEADMLTYPLHIIIRYEIEKGLFNDEIEVKDLPKVWNDKYEEYLGIRPENNAEGVLQDVHWSGGSFGYFPSYALGYMYAAQFKHAMLKDLPNYDELLASGNLKPIQEWLTANIHQYGKLKKPLEILHDVTGEGLNAKYLINYLTNKYTKVYNL
- the gpsB gene encoding cell division regulator GpsB, which translates into the protein MLSDKVKLTAKDILEKEFKTAVRGYKQEEVDKFLDFIIKDYETFHQVIEDLQQENMRLKKQADDSFRRQPSQPTTGTTNFDILKRLSNLEKHVFGSKLSE
- a CDS encoding ribonuclease H-like domain-containing protein, whose product is MSMKNKLKRFKTHLGLESNQNTENNQVVMESQKKEDIPFKEMWDKMDTSIYYFENEYCFIREVHYPLDHLHGKYRFRDFLTAMKMWNESQVQHPLSAYGFEPSDLFFFDTETTGLGGGTGNTIFLLGYASVNDDEIVVRQHILPEPGLEIPLYQSFLETIDYSTLVTYNGKAFDWPQVKTRHTLLREHIPKLPSFGHFDLYHASRRFWKDQLPSVKLSNIEREILAFERINDVPGYLAPMIYFDFVERKNPEGIFEILKHNEYDILSLITLYTHLSFQILQKDPNQTTREKYQLGKWFNYIGEKDAAVETFEKAALSNDINAKFELAYFLKKQKQFNKANTYWMDVVQFGNTKIKKQACIEIAKLQEHQFKNYKLAKEYTEKALSLHDQSKQHFHPEKDKFLQNTLKRLARLEKK
- a CDS encoding ATP-dependent DNA helicase; the protein is MKTGLPFTITKEESFYDKLGDWIGDVFYDILPEKGFELRDEQIYMAFQMEKAFKEKKVIFAEAGVGTGKTIVYLLYALCYARYTGKPAIIACADETLIEQLMKKEGDIKKIEAALGLQADVRLAKSRDQYLCLKKLDSQIQKNDIDDIAAIYDNLPEFVHAEGSMLKYEKYGDRKEYSNLPEDMWKTVAWDSLQDCFSCDVRHRCGQTLHRDYYRKAADIIVCSHDYYMEHVWTKESRIREGQLPLLPEASCVIFDEGHLLEYACQKALTYRIQTETLETLLTRLMENDVRDETLYTIENVLFLNEKFFETMIKEATPVIGSDRFEIKMSPEILKFAHSLRLQIDKLSEQLVFEGEMFVLNEYDLRIVEEYLEQILFSLKLFLEDTEGIVWFEMTESDHTLVIMPRLVEEVLRKEVFSKNIPYIFSSATLSNNGDYSYIANSLGINSYLSLKVDSPFDYESNMEVSIHRIKSSKNQYGEFLSLLKEAGGRSLLLFSSKDSMSEFKQYVLHQEDVGLNMLFEGDKEISHLVSMFQQNEETVLCAYHLWEGLDIPGPTLSNVMIAELPFPPKDPVFDAKRRVSVNPFNEVDVPYMLLRLKQGIGRLIRTSTDKGTIHIWTKPSQEDAILDSILPLLPVKPTFYS
- a CDS encoding THUMP domain-containing class I SAM-dependent RNA methyltransferase, which encodes MSGCFNSINELASRSTFFDPFCGSGTIPIEAALIGQNIAPGFNRDFASESWPWIGDKVWEDARNEAEDLAKYDQRLQITGTDIDHRMIEVSKENAIEAGLGDLITFKQMQVSDITTKDQYGVLVGNPPYGERLGERKEVEKMYREMGKAFATLDTWSFYILTSYEQFEEVYGRKATKKRKLFNGFIRTDLYQYWGPRPPRV
- a CDS encoding THUMP domain-containing class I SAM-dependent RNA methyltransferase, with product MSNFSLIATAAMGLEAIVAKEVTNLGYECKVDNGKIEYKGDAKAIARSNLWLRTADRVKIKVGEFKALTFDELFEKTKALNWENFLPENAEFPVQGKSVKSKLFSVSDCQAIVKKAIVERLRKHYKKTSWFEENGPLFKIEIALHKDIATLTIDTSGVGLHKRGYRVNQGEAPLKETLAAALIQLTNWHPDRPFLIRFVDQGRFRLKLL
- a CDS encoding CotD family spore coat protein translates to MFCGKILPAVVHPTKCCINNTQENFIQPHIFPSHTTNVNHQVIGHKNYYPHTESFVNEVTNVNLGPAVGPPPVGPGMGGFGPGPGMGGFGGGPGVGYPGTMPYGYPR
- a CDS encoding DMT family transporter, giving the protein MPQLFIILAALSWGFISVFVKKLSAFGFTEMEIVTIRVVYAFILLLPIIIFQRKRSVIRIKLTHIPYFIGTGLCSIVFFNWCYFTAMNKLSVSFAVMLLYTSPAFVAILSYFFLKEKLTKKKLFAVLITIFGCSLIALNGGGDNTWDQLGFSIGLGAGLGYALYSIFGKLATRYYDSITITFYTFLVASICLVPFYRFWEKFNQIPTNLHFYMIGLALVPTVLAYLLYTIGLNRIESSTAAILATVEPVAAIIIGITLFNEKIAYVQFAGILCILSSVLILSIKRKYIKRHQSEVSFINEKTR
- a CDS encoding b(o/a)3-type cytochrome-c oxidase subunit 1, which encodes MMNAQFSKVDKRDAKLSMAYISVAFIALAVGGLMGLLQTLVRSGKLELPGGINYYEILTAHGVLLGLGLTTYFILGFQFAAVSRTSGTLSSKARLSGWIGFIVMVIGTIFATWMILTNKATVLYTFYAPLQAHFLFYLGLTLLIVGSWIACGAMIATYIRWRKQNPGKPSPLLSFMVVVNSLLWIVCTLGVAGEVLFQLLPWSLGLVDTVNVLVSRTLFWYFGHPLVYFWLLPAYMAWYVIIPKIIGGKIFSDSLARLVFILFLLFSIPVGFHHQLTEPGIDASWKFVQVVLTFMVIIPSLMTAFSMFATFEMFGRAKGATGLFGWLKKLPWKDARFVVPFIGMVAFVPAGAGGIINASNQMDQVVHNTIWVTGHFHLTVATTVVLTFFGISYWLIPHLTGRVFTKAMNRLAIIQAVCWTIGMAFMSGSMHLEGLLGAPRRTAFTTYGNAQQALDWIPYQVAQAIGGSILFLGIVLIIVIVLNLAFFAPKGEQDFPVGEVAESAEKTPMVLENWKIWLTILAALILIAYTVPFMDMIQNAPPGSKGFKLW